The Thermocrinis albus DSM 14484 genome segment CTGGTATGGCCTGTGTACGAGACCTTATCACCTCTACAACTGGCTAAGGATATGAAGAAAGCCTTTATGTTAGTAGGATTGGACAGTGGAGTGTCTCATCTGGCAGCTTATCTGGGGCTACCCACCTTCGTTTTCTATGGACCCACGGATCCAGTGGTGTGGAAACCTATAGGGAAAAAGGTTTTCCCCTTACATCTTGGACTTTCCTGCTCCCCTTGTTTTCCCCAAGTGTGTAACGAAAGAAAATGTTTCGATACCCAAACCCTTATGGAAAGGTTCAAGAAAACTTTCTATATTTATTTTTCATGAGGCTGTCGGAGCTGAGTGATAGACAGAGAGAGTTTCTTAAGAACATCTTTGAACTGGATCATTTGCCTGACACCACTTTGGAGGAGTTCTTGAAAGAGAAGGGTTGCCACCTTATGGAGTGTTTAGGGTGTGGGTGCCTTATCTTTCACGATGGGTACGAGTTCTGGAACCTCACCGAATGCTGCGACGATAACTCCAAACTGGTGGAAGGAGGTGTTTTATGCGAAATATGCTACTCAAGAAGTGCAGAGAACCTAAAACACTGGATCTTTTTCAGACCGACCTTTGTAAAAGAGGTAGATTTCAAAGGTAGGCTCTGATGCCCAAGATAACGGATATACAGGAGGTGAGGGAGTTTATAGAAAGATCCTCTCCCAAAACGGCCATCTACGTAGGCTGTGACTCCAGGCAGGTTGGGGATTTTACCGTCTTCGTGACAGTGGTGGTGGTGCACATAGACTCATGTAGAGGTGCCAAAATATTCTGGCAAGTGGACAAGGTGCGCCGGATAAGATCTCTGCGCCAGAGATTGATGGAGGAGGTAAACAGAGCGGTCTATATGGCACTCCAGATAGTGGATGTGGTGGGCGAAAGACCCTTTGAGGTTCATCTCGACATAAACCCCAACCCACAGCACTCCTCCTCAGTTATTCTAAGAGAGGCTATAGGTTACGTCATGGCACAAGGTCTCAAGCCTGTGGTGAAACCCCGAGCCATAGCAGCCTCTTCTGTGGCAGACTATATAACCGCATGCTACTAGATGGTATAATCATTGTGTGGCACGCAGAGCCCTTACCCTCATAGAGCTCTACAAAGAGACCCTAATACCCAACACCACATGCCTCAAAGAGATACTCAAAAAGTACCTTTACCTACACGAGAGGAAGGGAAGGGAACTTTCCATACTTCTGGTGGACGTAGACAATCTAAGAAAGATCAACAGGGAGAAGGGATACTTTTGGGGTAACACGGTGCTAATAAGTGTGGCCGACATT includes the following:
- a CDS encoding ribonuclease H-like YkuK family protein, giving the protein MPKITDIQEVREFIERSSPKTAIYVGCDSRQVGDFTVFVTVVVVHIDSCRGAKIFWQVDKVRRIRSLRQRLMEEVNRAVYMALQIVDVVGERPFEVHLDINPNPQHSSSVILREAIGYVMAQGLKPVVKPRAIAASSVADYITACY